A part of Arachis hypogaea cultivar Tifrunner chromosome 12, arahy.Tifrunner.gnm2.J5K5, whole genome shotgun sequence genomic DNA contains:
- the LOC112730191 gene encoding uncharacterized protein yields the protein MAKKVDKPIRDHIIGREEIRTTLLRQLRETNRCRDILRMSSHAFLELCAKLRATGHVKDTIHVTVEEQVARFLYIIGHNVKNRTISFFFHRSGETISRNFHAVLRAVISLEEEFLQQPSGTTIPSEILRSNRFYPYFKDCIGAIDGTHVRVKVPIADQPRFRGRKEWPTQNVLAACGFDMRFTYALAGWEGTASDSKVLKSALSRDDRLKIPRGKFYFGDAGFMLKHALITPYRGVRYHLKEFAGREPENAYELFNLRHSSLRNVIERSFGVLKKRFAIIAGGTEPYYDVEVMVDIVLACIILHNFLMGVDPDQHLISQVDRELQNNNPEATNEEREEVNEDYRRGAALRDNMAAQMWADYQIER from the exons ATGGCTAAGAAAGTTGACAAACCCATAAGAGATCACATTATTGGGAGAGAAGAGATTCGAACCACTTTGTTACGACAGTTGCGCGAAACTAATAGGTGTCGTGATATTTTACGAATGAGCTCACATGCCTTTTTAGAGTTATGTGCAAAATTAAGAGCAACCGGTCATGTGAAGGATACTATACATGTCACAGTTGAGGAGCAAGTAGCTAGATTCTTATATATTATAGGTCATAATGTTAAAAATAGAaccatttcattcttcttccaccgGTCTGGAGAAACAATCAGTCGTAATTTTCATGCTGTTCTAAGAGCTGTAATCTCACTTGAAGAAGAGTTTCTTCAGCAACCTTCCGGAACAACCATTCCATCAGAGATTCTTCGAAGCAATAGATTTTATCCATATTTTAAG GACTGTATTGGAGCCATTGATGGAACACATGTCAGAGTCAAGGTTCCAATAGCTGATCAACCTAGATTTCGTGGAAGAAAAGAATGGCCAACTCAGAATGTACTTGCTGCGTGTGGCTTTGATATGAGATTCACATATGCTTTAGCAGGATGGGAAGGCACTGCATCTGACTCTAAAGTTCTTAAAAGTGCACTATCAAGGGATGATAGGCTCAAAATTCCAAGAG gcAAATTTTATTTTGGGGATGCTGGATTCATGCTTAAACATGCTCTAATAACTCCATATCGAGGCGTAAGATACCATTTAAAGGAGTTTGCTGGACGTGAacctgaaaatgcatatgaattaTTTAACCTTCGTCATTCTTCGTTACGAAATGTGATCGAAAGATCCTTTggagttttgaaaaaaagatttgcaaTTATAGCAGGTGGTACAGAACCTTATTATGACGTAGAGGTTATGGTTGACATTGTCCTAGCATGCATTATACTCCACAACTTTTTAATGGGTGTAGATCCTGACCAACACTTAATTTCTCAAGTGGATCgagaattacaaaataataatCCAGAAGCCactaatgaagaaagagaagaagtaaATGAAGATTACCGGCGAGGTGCAGCGCTTAGGGATAACATGGCGGCTCAAATGTGGGCTGACTATCAAATTGAAAGATGA